In the genome of Misgurnus anguillicaudatus chromosome 11, ASM2758022v2, whole genome shotgun sequence, one region contains:
- the ninl gene encoding ninein-like protein isoform X2 — translation MCSCAKTKPVSVLNSDTMYCTAGLIPACSVFTWEFKDTLESYGDDISEVLEERALRSTSPSILSATVGQRLLSRLDDGSGCTSPEKVISLWTEEGIHNSRDVLQTLDFSLEERLCLSELTLALDNELLVSGNGIHQAALVSYKNEINYLQVLADQACQERDKAKADLELADRRNLQLVREVDDRHSTMESLNESKIKGLEQEFRDKLTALRSESEYESEMILEQVEKERERLQEELELIRAQDANLQEEVCTAAKENSRLEEEVSVLKEKLSEAENTITKLQKELDHLLQDRYGDLDPNGPGLLNEEEHFSEIIKEYEKQCRELQDRNDELRSELEFVKSQGSERRSRRCRESLSSHDWSSQKAITTESDSDDPEMKKGTSPLTRKKLQVTDKSALASLESLAQPVSIGTELAMGQMKEKYEQEVQDLKIQLETKVNFYERSIELMRQNMEVERKDISQSFKMEISELEDQKARAEERSEQMRKAVERLEAELRGKTAGGAWGLEQERRIQREQAELEQNYAREISNIVLRLTSEKDQLEAELKLKMDQEVLLVREKAEQQILHMKAQHSKAQRSLQCERSRLQEQSRQHHREIAAWESRIEQLEQEARRERLLSAERWGEEQAQICSRVAQEKKKLDEDHQEEIGKLRERIQLMEDQAELASRAEEELLILQKKLEDKLEEMCVQLEDNTVSMKAQDALIQHLTSELHAKEKEMEIRNEKEQMLCAKLSQVKQKLKDEREKKQELLKQKEQTQKETERGLHQLEEKLSEENENKQELLGKVSRLTTELENLRTESAVWQKEIEMIRNNSSQNHLKELQENLAKTHEALKNRDCDLSRQAAELNAVEKERDRLTEELRGQCDVLRQLQLQVISVSEDSDHLQSSLLVEQRKVKELQALLGSEQDETRRLELEKSSYMRLADQLSSQIVEMEAESTKLEDNVEKLALELRSKDDQMLKLRHQLEAKAEEMDLLWNEVQLKMNLFKDVSQLSSQVEILTNQLEDKERELCSLREESDNTANRLQQSLMEEVFESEKKQMKERLLEMEGLVLALELEMDTTNPHREQLDEVNSENSALKERLAVLQQDVKSLEDEVNKKRRKLEEIERDYTKNHEEEDRLRKENARCREEVLDLSARNLQLSNDNAELSSRLCADQRAVQTLTDSLSQACQEKDEMAASYRQLQETLQMKDHQTLKLQEQWQKDKELLERELKTANEKLQHLMEVESALTTQTLKNQALEQDKAHLLKETAEMDKKMEKLQEALGNFEAQIEKLNSQLMSVCREKDLQIHEVSTHQKMLQQSQDKVKELEESLYRLRKEKEQLHETYRMQEEMATAGLQKECKSLRVQNEELLNRVAQLQTQELELQKLTHEHLTLKTKQAELETAKQEAVQQTLRAESALSLIQARHTREVQELREQMGSGTREHLTHLQTQLAEQQRRTLDLEDLLQSQAKQANVQMGLQQEQYEKLMGSMQERMDEVEAKLKNTRVMLQEKVNQLKEQLVKNAKSDLLLKDLYVENSQLMKALQVTEQRQKSAEKKSFILEEKVVALNKLLRKIAPASLTA, via the exons ATGTGTTCCTGTGCAAAGACCAAACCTGTATCTGTACTAAACTCTGACACCATGTACTGCACGGCAGGCCTCATACCTGCATGTAGCGTATTTACCTGGGAATTTAAAGACACTTTGGAGTCCTATGGTGATGATATTTCTGAG GTCCTTGAGGAACGTGCGTTGCGATCCACCTCTCCCTCAATACTGTCGGCCACTGTTGGTCAGAGGCTCTTGTCCCGGTTGGATGATGGGTCGGGATGCACAAGCCCAGAGAAGGTCATCTCGCTGTGGACAGAGGAAGGCATCCACAACAGCAGGGATGTCCTACAG ACTCTGGACTTTTCTCTAGAGGAGAGACTTTGTCTGTCTGAACTCACTTTGGCTTTGGACAATGAGTTATTGGTCAGTGGAAATGGCATCCACCAGGCTGCTCTGGTCTCCTACAAGAATGAGATAAACTACTTGCA AGTGCTGGCGGACCAGGCCTGTCAGGAGAGAGACAAAGCCAAGGCTGACCTGGAACTAGCTGACCGCCGAAACCTGCAGCTGGTTAGAGAGGTGGACGATCGCCATAGCACCATGGAGTCTCTCAACGAGTCAAAGATCAA GGGTCTGGAGCAGGAATTCAGAGATAAACTCACGGCACTGCGGAGCGAGTCCGAGTATGAGAGCGAGATGATCCTGGAGCAGgtggagaaagagagggagagactACAGGAGGAGCTGGAGCTCATCAGGGCTCAGGATGCGAACCTGCAGGAGGAAGTTTGCACTGCTGCAAAG GAGAACAGTCGCTTGGAGGAGGAGGTCAGCGTCCTGAAGGAAAAACTGTCGGAAGCGGAGAACACCATCACAAAACTACAGAAGGAACTAGACCACCTGCTGCAGGACCGG TATGGTGACCTTGATCCAAATGGCCCAGGACTTCTAAATGAAGAGGAACACTTCTCTGAGATCATTAAGGAGTATGAGAAGCAATGCAGG GAGTTGCAGGACCGGAATGACGAGTTGCGCTCGGAGCTGGAGTTTGTAAAGTCTCAGGGTTCAGAAAGGAGATCCAGACGTTGCAGAGAGAGTCTCTCCTCTCATGACTGGTCAAGCCAAAAAGCAATAACCACCGAATCAGATTCTG ATGATCCAGAAATGAAGAAAGGTACATCTCCTCTGACGAGAAAGAAGCTCCAAGTCACTGACAAGAGTG CTCTGGCTTCCTTAGAGAGTTTGGCTCAACCTGTGAGCATCGGGACAGAACTGGCCATGGGGCAGATGAAAGAAAAATATGAGCAAGAAGTTCAAGACCTAAAGATCCAACTGGAGACTAAG GTGAACTTCTATGAGCGGAGTATAGAGCTGATGCGGCAAAATATGGAGGTTGAGAGAAAGGACATCTCGCAGAGCTTTAAGATGGAGATCAGTGAATTAGAGGACCAGAAAGCTCGAGCTGAGGAGCGTTCAGAGCAGATGCGAAAGGCTGTGGAGAGACTGGAGGCGGAGCTGAGGGGTAAGACTGCGGGCGGAGCCTGGGGTCTAGAGCAGGAGCGGCGAATTCAACGAGAGCAGGCTGAACTGGAGCAGAACTACGCTCGCGAGATCAGTAACATCGTACTTCGCCTCACCTCGGAAAAAGATCAGCTGGAGGCGGAGCTCAAGCTGAAGATGGACCAGGAAGTCCTGCTTGTCAG GGAGAAGGCGGAGCAGCAGATATTGCACATGAAGGCGCAGCACAGCAAGGCCCAGCGGAGCCTGCAGTGCGAGCGCAGTCGCCTGCAGGAGCAGTCCAGGCAACACCACAGAGAGATTGCTGCATGGGAGTCACGAATAGAGCAGCTGGAACAGGAGGCGCGCAGGGAGCGTCTCCTCAGCGCAGAGCGCTGGGGTGAAGAGCAAGCTCAGATATGCAGTCGAGTGGCACAGGAAAAAAAGAAACTGGATGAAGATCACCAGGAGGAGATCGGGAAGCTAAGGGAGCGCATTCAGTTAATGGAAGATCAAGCTGAACTTGCCTCCAGGGCTGAGGAGGAGCTGCTCATACTACAGAAAAAGCTTGAAGATAAGCTGGAAGAGATGTGTGTTCAGCTGGAGGACAATACTGTTTCCATGAAAGCCCAAGATGCCCTCATCCAGCACTTGACCTCGGAGCTGCATGCCAAAGAGAAAGAAATGGAAATCAGGAATGAGAAAGAGCAAATGCTTTGCGCTAAACTGTCTCAGGTAAAGCAAAAGCTTAAAGATGAGCGAGAAAAGAAGCAGGAACTTCTGAAGCAAAAGGAGCAAACGCAGAAAGAAACTGAGAGGGGTTTACACCAACTAGAGGAGAAACTCAGTGAGGAGAACGAGAACAAACAGGAGCTTCTTGGTAAAGTTTCTCGGTTGACAACAGAGTTGGAGAACCTGAGGACAGAATCAGCAGTTTGGCAGAAGGAGATTGAAATGATTCGGAACAATAGTAGTCAAAACCATCTAAAAGAACTTCAAGAAAACTTAGCAAAAACACATGAGGCATTGAAAAACAGAGATTGTGATCTTTCAAGACAGGCTGCTGAGCTGAACGCTGTGGAGAAGGAGAGAGATCGACTCACAGAGGAGCTCAGAGGTCAATGTGATGTTCTCAGACAGCTACAATTGCAGGTCATTAGCGTCTCTGAGGACTCCGATCACCTTCAAAGCTCCCTTCTTGTCGAGCAGCGTAAGGTTAAAGAGCTACAAGCCCTACTCGGCTCGGAGCAAGACGAGACCAGGCGTCTTGAATTGGAGAAGTCCAGCTACATGAGACTTGCAGACCAGCTTTCATCTCAGATTGTTGAGATGGAGGCCGAGTCGACCAAGCTCGAAGACAACGTTGAGAAACTCGCATTGGAACTACGAAGCAAAGACGACCAAATGCTGAAACTCCGTCATCAGCTTGAAGCCAAAGCCGAAGAGATGGATTTGCTCTGGAATGAGGTTCAACTAAAGATGAACCTGTTTAAGGATGTCAGTCAGCTTTCAAGTCAAGTTGAAATTTTGACCAACCAACTGGAGGACAAAGAGCGAGAGCTGTGCTCTTTGAGGGAAGAGAGTGACAACACAGCCAATCGACTACAGCAGTCGCTGATGGAGGAGGTGTTTGAAAGCGAGAAGAAACAAATGAAAGAACGGCTTCTTGAGATGGAGGGGCTTGTCTTAGCTTTAGAACTGGAGATGGACACAACCAATCCCCACAG GGAGCAACTTGATGAGGTCAACTCTGAAAACTCTGCTCTGAAAGAGAGGCTTGCTGTCTTACAGCAGGATGTGAAATCGCTTGAAGATGAGGTCAACAAAAAAAG GAGGAAGCTTGAGGAGATAGAGAGAGATTACACGAAGAACCATGAAGAAGAAGACCGGCTTCGTAAAGAG AATGCCAGATGTCGAGAGGAGGTGCTTGACCTCAGCGCAAGAAACCTGCAGCTTAGCAATGACAACGCTGAACTGAGTTCCCGGCTCTGCGCTGATCAAAGAGCCGTGCAGACGTTGACTGACAGCCTGTCACAGGCGTGTCAGGAGAAAGATGAGATGGCTGCTTCTTACAGACAGCTGCAGGAAACTTTACAGATGAAAGATCATCAGACACTAAAGCTTCAGGAACAGTGGCAGAAAGACAAAGAGCTTCTGGAGAGGGAACTTAAAACTGCCAATGAGAAGTTAC AGCATTTGATGGAGGTTGAATCTGCATTAACTACTCAAACTCTGAAAAACCAAGCACTGGAGCAAGACAAGGCCCATTTGTTGAAAGAAACCGCTGAAATGGACAAGAAGATGGAGA AGCTTCAGGAAGCTCTTGGCAACTTTGAAGCACAGATAGAGAAGCTTAACTCGCAGCTGATGAGTGTGTGTCGAGAAAAGGATTTACAAATCCACGAGGTCTCCACACATCAGAAGATGCTGCAGCAATCTCAGGACAAG GTGAAGGAGCTGGAGGAGAGCTTGTACCGGCTGCGTAAAGAGAAGGAGCAGTTACATGAGACTTACAGAATGCAGGAGGAGATGGCAACCGCTGGTTTACAGAAAGAGTGCAAGAGTTTGCGAGTACAGAATGAGGAGCTTCTTAACAGG GTGGCCCAACTGCAGACTCAGGAGCTGGAACTTCAGAAGTTGACGCATGAGCACCTCACTTTAAAGACGAAACAGGCAGAGCTGGAAACCGCTAAACAAGAGGCAGTTCAACAG ACCCTAAGGGCAGAGAGCGCTCTGTCACTGATCCAGGCTCGGCACACACGTGAGGTACAGGAACTAAGGGAACAGATGGGCTCTGGTACCCGAGAGCACCTGACTCACCTACAAACACAGCTGGCCGAGCAGCAGCGCAGAACGCTGGATTTAGAAGATCTGCTTCAATCACAGGCCAAGCAGGCCAATGTTCAAATGGGACTTCAGCAG GAGCAGTATGAGAAATTGATGGGGAGTATGCAGGAGCGTATGGATGAAGTTGAGGCCAAGCTGAAGAACACGCGCGTCATGTTACAGGAGAAAGTCAACCAGCTAAAAGAACAG CtggtcaaaaatgccaagtcaGATCTACTGCTGAAGGACCTTTACGTGGAAAACTCTCAGCTCATGAAGGCTCTACAGGTGACCGAGCAGAGACAAAAGAGCGCAGAGAAGAAGTCTTTCATCCTCGAGGAGAAAGTGGTTGCTCTTAATAAACTGCTGCGTAAAATTGCTCCAGCATCCCTCACTGCTTAG